The Bifidobacterium asteroides genomic interval AGCCTTGCGCAGACCAGCGAAGACCGCAGCCAGCTCGTCCTTGTTCAGAGTCTCTTTGACCAGGAGCTGTCGAACGAGCTCATCCAGCACGTCACGGTTTTCAGTGATGATCCGCCAAGCCTCTTCGTGAGCCGTCTCGATGAGATTGTGGACCTCCTCATCGATGGCCTCGGCCGTCTTCTCTGAGTAGTTGTGGGGCTTCAGGGCATCGAGTCCGGCGTCCTGGTCATTTTCGTCAGCCCACTTGATGGCGCCCAACTTGGATGAGAACCCATACTGCAGGACCATCTGGCGGGCGATGCTGGTGGCCTTCTCGATGTCGTTGGAGGCGCCAGTGGTCGGGTCATGGAAGACCACCTCCTCCGCCACGCGGCCGCCCATGGCATAGGCCATCTGGTCCAGCAGCTCGTTGCGGGACTGCGAGTAGCGGTCCGTGGTGGGCATGACCGCGGTGTAGCCCAGGGCCCGCCCGCGAGGCAGAATGGTCACCTTGGTGACCGGGTCGGTGTGGTGCAGGGCCGCAGCAACCATGGCATGGCCGCCCTCATGGTAGGCGGTGTTGCGCATCTCGGCCAGAGCCATGCCCTTGGTCCGCCGCCGAGGTCCGCTCAGCACGCGGTCGATGGCCTCGTCGATGGCCCGGTTGTCGATCAGCTGGGCATCGGAACGTGCGGTCAGCAGAGCAGCCTCGTTGAGCACGTTGGCCAAGTCGGCGCCGGTGAAGCCAGGCGTCCGCACGGCCACAGTGTGCAGATCCACGTCAGGCACGAAGGGCTTGCCCTTGGCATGGACCTTGAGGATGGCCTCACGGCCCTCCAGATCAGGAGCTTCCACGGCTACCTGGCGGTCGAACCGGCCGGGCCTGAGCAGGGCCGGATCCAGAATGTCGGGACGGTTGGTGGCTGCGATGATAATCAGGTTGGTGTCGTTGTCGAAGCCGTCCATCTCCACCAGCAGCTGGTTCAGGGTCTGCTCGCGCTCGTCATGGCCACCGCTCATGCCGGAGCCGCGCTTGCCGCCCACAGCATCGATCTCATCAATGAAGATGATGGCCGGCGCGTTCTTCTTGGCCTCATCGAACAGGTCGCGCACTCGGGAGGCGCCCAGACCGACGAACATCTCGACGAAGTCAGAGCCTGCCATGGAGTAGAAGGGCACGCTGGCCTCGCCGGCGATGGCCCTGGCCAGCAGGGTCTTGCCGGTTCCAGGGGGACCATAGAGCAGGACGCCACGGGGTATGCGAGCGCCCAGGGCCTTGTACTTGGAGGGATCCTTGAGGAACTCCTTGATCTCCTCCACCTCCTGGACTGCGGCCTCCTCGCCGGCCACGTCCGAGAACTTGGTCTTGGGGGTCTGCCCGTCGCTGAGCTTGGCGGAGTTCTTCTTGCCCCCCATGCCGAACATGCCGCCGCCGGCCGCCGAGGACATGCGCGAGAGCAGGAACCAAAAGACTCCCAAAATGATCAGCATGGGCAGGATGGAGGATATCAGGTAGCTCATCATGCTGGTCTGCGGCACCACCGAGTTGTACCCCTCGGAGGGCTTGGCCTTCTCTACGGCCTTGACCACCTGCTGCCCCTGGGCCTCCACGTAGTAGAACTGTACGTCCTTGCCGAAGTTCTTGGAGGTGCGGTTGCCGCGGAAGCCGGGCACATCCTTAACGAAGTCACTATTGAGCTTGAGCTCGACGACCTGCATTTTCTCGGTGATCTCGGCCTTCTTGACCATGCTGCTGCGGTCGTTGAGCAGCTCCAGGCCGTCCTGGGTATCGATGGTCTGAGCGCCGTTCTGGCTGCTGAAGAAGCCGAAAATGGCCAGGATGATGACCACGGCCAGAATCCCCCAGAGCCAAGGGGAACGCCAGAATGAGCGGTTGCCCCCATTGGGGCCAGAACCGTTGTTGCCCAGGTTGAAGTTGAAGGGGTTGTTGCCCTTGTCTCCGTTGTCCTTGCCCCCATTGGGCGGACCCTGCTGCGGTCCCTGCGAGTAGCTCATGACTGCTCCCCCTGATCCTGATGATCCTGTTTCTGGGTCGGGTCCATGTATTCCTCGGACCTGAGTACGGCTATCGAGTCGAGATTACGGTACTGCTCGTCGTAATCCAGCCCAAAGCCCACAACGAATTCGTCGGGTATGGCGAACCCTGGATATTTGACATCCACCTCCACCTCGTGCCGCGAGGTCTTGTCCAGCAGAGTGAAGATCTCCACCGATGCAGCCCCTCGCTCCTTGAGATGCTCGACCAACCAGTGCAAGGTGTAGCCGGAATCGATAATATCCTCAACGATCAGAATATGCCGACCGCGCACATCGCAGTCCAGATCCATCCTGATGTCCAGGTCTCCCTCAGAAACGCTGGTCTTGCCTGCCGGATAGCTGGAGATGCTCATGAACTCGATCTGAACCGGAATGGTGACGGCCTGCGAGAGGGCGGCAAGCGTGTTGAAAGCCCCCTTGAGCACGGCCAGCATGATCGGGTTCTTGCCCCGGTAATCCCGGCTGACCTGCTTGGCCGTCCGGTTGATCAGCTCTTCTATCCGTTCCTTGGACACCAGTTCATGGTCGATATGGGATTGAATATCAGCGATGCGCATGGTCTCCATCATTGCATATGAGAATGACTTGACCCTTACGGATTGCTGTATGGGAGCTGGGAAAACGAGGGCCCTGCTGGCCGTGCCACCGGCAGACCAAATTATCCAGAGCCTGGACCTGCACGGCCGTGAACCTTATGCCCAGTTTGGTCAGTACCTGGGCCAGCAAGCGGGTGCGCAGAGCCGGATGGCAGTCGGCCAATCCGTGGGCATCCAAGCAGGCCAGCACCCCCTTGGCTATATGATCCGAATCGGGGCGGGAGACCAGCCGCTGGAACAAGCCATCCACCTGGGTGTCCAAATAATCCTGATCCAGACGGGCCATATCCGCGCCAAGGGCCAGGCGGCGGGCCATGTCCCGCCCAGCGAAGCGATTCAAGGCCGGCAGCAGGTCGTGGCGGATCCGCGAGCGCAGCGGCAGGGTCTCGGGAAGCGTGGAATCAGCCGGTCGATCATCGCCGTTAGTAGGGTCATCCCACCAGTCGATCCCCTGCTGGCGGCAAATAGCCGTGGTATCCTTCCGGTCCAGGTCCAGAAAGGGACGCAGGTAACGCATTCCCCCACGCTCCACACGCCGAGCCATGCCGGTGATGGCCTCCAGCCCCTGTGAGCGAATCAGTCCGATCAGCACCGTCTCAGCCTGATCGTCACGAGTGTGCGCCAGAAGGACGGCCTTGGCCCCCAGCTCAAGGGCCTGTTCGGAGAGCGCCTGGTAGCGGGCTGCACGTGCATCGGCCTCAGGGCCGGCCGAGGTGACCGGTACATCCACTCTGGTGACTCGGACCGGATTCAATCCCAGCTTTCGGCAGGTTCCAGCCGCGCGCTCTGCGACCTGATCCGAATCAGGCATCAGACCATGATCGATCAGCAGGGCACCGCACCGCAGCCCGGTCATGTCGGCCACCAGGTGGGCCGCACAGGCCAGGGCCAGGGAATCCCGGCCTCCAGAGCAGGCCACCAGAATCAATGGGGCATCCGGATCGGGCCGATGCACCCCGTGATGGGCGAACCGCTGATCCTGCAGGCCCAAGCCCTCCCCGTCAAGGGTCGAACGCAGGAGCCCCACCGCCTTTTTCATTGCCGCTGAATAGACCATGGTCCAGGCTTCTTCCTGCTCAAATCCGATCCAAAGATCCGACCAAGGTGTCCACAGCCTGTCGGGCAGCAGCCGCGTCCTCGGGATCGTTGACGACCACAGCAAAGACCAAAACACCGCCAGAGCGACGAATCACATTGCCCGTGAGCGAGGTCACCTGATCCAGAGTGCCGGTCTTGGCCCGAATCAGTCCATCAGCCTGGTCATCCACCTTTCGGCTGGCCGCTGTGCCGGTCAGGCCCACTACAGACAGGCCCTTGACCAGAGGAGTCAAACCCTTGTCAGCAAGAGCCAGTTGCTGGACGTCAGCCAAGGTGCCCACCCGCAGGACGGAGCCGGGGGTAAGCCCCGAGCAGTCGGCCATCTTGAGTCCCGCGGTGTCCACGCCCAGCTTGTTCAGCGTGCTGACAACGGCCTTCACAGCACCGGCTGGGCTGTTGGGCATGTTCAGGGCCAGAGCGGTCAGGCGGCCGAAAAGCTCGGCCAGACTGTTGTCGGAGTTGCGCAGCATCAGCGACATAACCTCACTGAGCCGCGCCGAGCTGATACGGGCCAGAACCCTGCCCTGGGCGTGGTCGGCCCGGTCGGGCCCCTGGGCATTGTCCACCTGGATCCCGGACTCCATCAGGCGGCTGGCGAAGACTGTTGCAGCGACTCCTGCCGGGTTTTCGACCCTGGGAAGGTAGATCTCGCCAGCATCCGGATAAGCAACAGGCTCAGTCCGGCCCTGCCTGGCCTCATCCACGGCCATGGAGACGGGCTCCTGGAAGTAGATTCCATCGGGATTGTTATCTTCGATTCCCTTCGGTGTCAGATCGTCGCCGAAAAGCGTGTCTTGGTAGGCGAGAGTCACTCGGTCTATCCCTCGCTTATGCAGGGCCTGTGCCGTCTTCTCGGCCAGAGTCCCTAGTCCGGCCCGGCCATTGACATGCAGGGGGTCGTCTTTGCCTACCCCTAGGAGCATATCGCCGTGACCGCGCAGGGTCAGCGTTGCCTGCGAGGGGGTAGAGGAATCCAGAACCGCCTCGGTATCCAGCTGTGAGGACATGTCCAGAACAGAGGCGGCTGCGGCTGCGGTCAGGGTCTTCATAGTGGAAGCTGGCTGGCGTGCCTGGTCCGCGTTTTTCTGGGCCAGCACCCGTCCGTCAGCCTGTCGCACGACCAGCGAGTAGCCATTGCCCAGGCCCGGTGTGTCGGCGAAAGCGTTGACCAGCTGCTGGACCTGGCCGGCATCCGCTGCGGACCCAGGCTTGTCGGCGGCAAGGGTCGGCGGCACGCCCATCATGACCGCAGGGGGGACCGAAGAATGACTGGTCTTGGCCAAGGTGAGCGGTCCAGGCACCAGGTCAGCCAAGTCCATGCATGCATAGCCGGCAACCAGTATGACAGCCACAAGCGTGGCCAGGGCCACCCGCCAGCGTCGCTTGATCCGACGACGGCGTGTCATGCGCAGCTGATGTCTGTCACCCAATTGCTCACTCCCGGACTTGTGCTCGCCAACCGAGTTCGGATCGGTAGGCATCATCCAACTAGCCTAGTACTGGTCCTGTCACTGCCTCAGGACTGCAGAGAAGCATAGCGATCCAGAGTCAGCAGAATGGCCGACTGTCGACGATCAAAGATCCGGGACCCTAAAGCTACACCTATGGCGAGGGTAATCAAACCGTTGGCCAGTGCTACCGGCATAGGCAGCCAGAGCGGAAGCATCCCGCCTTTGGTCATAGACAGCAGCGCCACTAATAAAGTGGGCAGCATGATCACCAGGCTAGCCAGCAACTGCAGCATTGGCAGGAAGCCTTGGGCAACAGCACGCCCCTGGGGCGAAGTGAAGGGCTGGTCCATAGAGGGGACCGGATAGATCAGCAGGGCCGAGAAAATCTGAGCAACTCCCAGACCAGACAGAAGCAATCCGACCGTCACAGCAAGCATATCCAAGGAGATGGCCAGGTCCCTTCCGCCCTTCATTGCCCCGGAGAGGATCAAAGTCACCAGCCCAAGCAGGAGCATGCAGGGCATAGCCACGATCAGATGGCTGCGGACACGGGACAGCCGGTCCTCACGACCCTTCACTCCCGCAGCTATCTCCATGCGCAGGGCGAGCCCATCGTAGGCCAAGGCGTTGCCCTCGGGAATCTCCAGTATCAGGGCGCCCAATACCGGTCCCAGCCATAGCATCATGGGCATCTGACGGAAGATTATTGCGTATAAAATCACCACGACCAGCAGAAGTGGATAGCTGACAAGCTTACGAGAGTCCTGACGAAGATAGATCAGCAATCGCGCAGCCATAGCATCCACAACGTTCTGGGACCGGCCCAGCATCCCCAGCCCCTTGGGAGCGGTCGGCCGCTCAGCACTCGCCCCAGTATGCAAACGGTCATGACGCAGGCACACCATGCCGATCATGAAGCAGAGAGCCAGGGTGGCCAGCTCCATAAACAGACGTCCGACCAGAGCCCACCATGATCCCGAAAGGAGATCCTCCGGCAGACGGACAGCGGCACCCAGTGGCGTCCAGGCCAGTATGTCGGCCACGGACTTGAGAGAATCAGTGTCGACGGCCATGCCATCCATAATCCCGCTGGTCAGCAGAGAGGGCAGCATGCACAAAACCATGATCACCACGGTGACCAGCAGGTAGAACCCGGATCGGGTGCGGTGGGAGACTACCAAGGTACCAACCAGGTCCAAAACAGCCCTAGATAGGGCCAGCATCACCATGACAGCCAGCAGTGCCGCTACCAAAGCCATGATCGAAGCTCCGACACCCATGCGGGCATAGATGGCCGTCAGAGCCAGAAAGCAGACAAGACCGGTCAATCCCGCAGGCCCGGCCAGCCCGGCCAGGTAGAGCCCCAATTGCAACTGACCGTCAGGAATCCCGTAAAGGACGAATCGCGAAGGGCCCAGGATCGACCCCTGGCCCAGAAAGGTCAGTTGAATCAGAATCACTCCCAGGGTCAGCCCGACCAGGAACAGGACCAAGATGGTTCCCATACGCTGGCGGTCGCCCGGATCGGCCTTGGGCAGCCATCCTCCCAGTACCAGCGCAGCCTGCCAGGAGGCCAGGCAGATGCCAATGGCCATGAGCAGACTGATGATGGCGCCGACCATCTGCCAGGAGGAGTGCTTGACCGTTCCCCAGGTAATGGACCAACGCATGGCGATGATGGTGGCTGCCGTTCTCATTCCGCCTCCTGGTCTTCCTCGGACCCGGAACCGTTCAGCCAAGCGATCCGGCGGGCCTGATGGCGGCCGCCGACGAGATCCAGGAAGCGATCCTCCAGATCCTCCCCTGCTGCGACCTGGGCCACCGTGCCATCAGCCCGAACCAGACCATGATTGATGATGGCTACATGCGTGCACATCCGCTCCACCAGGGCCATGACATGCGAGGAAATGACCACGGTTCCTCCAGTATCGACATACTCGACAAGGATGTCCTTGAGATTGGCGCTGGAGACCGGGTCGACCGATTCGAAGGGCTCATCCAGTACAAGGAGTCTGGGGGAATGAATCATGGCAGTAGCCAGGCAAATCTTCTTGGTTATTCCGGATGAATAATCGCAGACGCGCTTTCCTCCGGCATCGGTCAGGTCAAAAGCCTCCAGCAGGTCCCTGGCCCTGCTCAGCGCCTCCTCGCGCGGCATTCGACGCAGCATGCCCGAGTAGACCAGCAATTGCAGACCGGTCAGCCTGTCGAAGATCTGGTCGCCTTGGGGCATGACGCCTATGATCCGCTTGGCTGTATCCACGTCAGACCATACGTCCCTGCCCAGAATCATGACCTTTCCGGAGTCAGGCGCCAGGAGGCCGGTCACCATGTTCAGCGTGGTGGTCTTTCCCGCGCCGTTGGGGCCGACAATCCCATAGAAGGACCCCCTGGGAATATCCAGAGAGAGGGCATTGACAGCAGGCCGGCCCTGGTAGCACTTGACCAGGGCGCGAATAGAGACCGCTGCCTGTGGATCGGGCGGAGGAGCCACTGCCGTGTGGGCGGTCATGCTGGCTGATCGGGCTTCATCGGACATGGCCTTAAGTCTATCCCACCATTATCTCGCTCCTGGCCACCTCCATAATCTAGTTTGCATGTCGGCGGATGCCCGGTCTCAGTGCCCGGAGTGCTCGATGGGCTTCCATCCAGGATTGGCGAAGATGGCCTGGAATGAGATGGGCAGGTAGCTCAGCATGAAGATGGGGAAGCTCAGGCAGTAGGCGAAAAGCTCCTTGTTGGAAGCGCCTATCTTGTCCCGCTCGGCCAGGACCGTCAGTGCGGCCAGGCCCATCATGGCCAGGACACCCAGAACCCCGGCTGCGATGCCATTGATCAGTTCAGTCACCTGGCTGGTCCAGGTCACGAAGCCCAGAGCCGGGAAGAGCAGACCGAAGAAGCAGCGGACCAGAGCCAGGACGGTCAGCGGGCAGATGAGAATGGTCAGGTCCACGGCCGAGAAGTCGCGTTCACGGAAGGCTCTGGAGATCAGGGCGGGCCCGTAGTAGCGGAAGACCTGAAGGAAGCCCTTGCTCCAGCGCAGCCGCTGCCGCCAGCTCTGCTTGAAGGTGACCGGCTGCTCGTCATAGAGGATGGCGGTGCCGCAATAACCGATGCGCTCGCCGTGCAGAACCGAGTCCATGGTGAACTCCAGGTCCTCGGTCAGCAGGTGGAACTTCCAGCCGTTGTTGCGCTCCATAACCTCCCTGGAGAACATGAACCCGGTGCCGCCCACATGGCAGCTGGAGCCGATGACCATCCTTGAGGTGTTGAGGAACCGGGATTCACGGATGAACCATAGGGCTGAGCCGGAGGAGACCCAGTTGTCCGAAAAGTTGACCGAGTTGCGGTAGCTGGTCAGTATGCGGAAGCCGGACTGGAAGGCCTTGTTCATCTCTTCGATGTAATGGCGGTCCAGGAGGTTGTCCGCATCGAAGACGAAGTAGGCATCGTAGCGGGAGGCAAGGCCCCGCTCAAGTATCTGGTCCAGCAGAAAGGTCAGAGCGTAGCCCTTGCCCACCTGGTTCGGATCCCGCCGCTCTACCACATGACAGCCCAGGGACCTGGCCAGTCCGGCGGTGTCGTCAGTGCAGTTATCGGCCACCAGCCATATGTCGATCATGGAGGATGGATAGGTCTGTTCCTTGATGGAATTGATCAGATGACCGACCACCTGCTCCTCGTTGCGGGCCGAAATAAGGACGGCGAACCGCTTGTCGAAAGGGGCCTCGGGAAAAACCGTGGGCTTGGAGACAAAGGAGATGACGATGCAGATGGCCTGGTAGACGATGCCCACCCCGCCCAACAGCATCATCAGAACGTCCAGCACTTTGAGCAGAGCCATCAGCGCCACTCCTTGCGAGGGTTATCCTCTTCCTCGGAGGCCTCGTTGGTGGTCTCGGTGCCTTTGAGCGGCCTGTGCCTTACCGGAGCCGAGGCGGACTTGGGTATGGGAACCGTGGCTGACTCATCCAGATCCTTGGCCGTCGGGGAAGAGGTCGGGTAGAGCTCACGGGCAATCGTCATGACCGGATCGTCCACTCTGACCCTGGCGCTGGTCCCCTTGGCCGACCGGCTGCCCACATGGCTGGCCACCGGCTGAACCACGTGCTCGTTGAAGGCCTCTACACCCTCGACCACCTTGGACTTGCCGACCGGCTTGGGATCCTGCATGAGCGGGGAGTCGATCAGCTCATAGTGCTTGACTGAAGCCGAGAATATAGCCTGGAAGCTGGCCGCCAGAGGCAGGGCCAGGAAGGCACCCAGGGCGCCGAAGACCGCACCCAGGGCCAGTACGGAGAGGAAGGCGATGGCTGGGTTGAGGTCCATGGTCCGCTGGGAGATCTTGGGAGCCAGGATCATGTTTTCGATCTGCTGGTAAATGATGATGTAGACCAGCACGATCACGGCCACCAGCAGTCCGCGGCTTCCCCAGGCCACCACTACGGGAATAGCTCCGCCTATGTAGGTGCCGATGGTTGGCACGAACTGGGAAACCAGCCCGCAGAAGAGGGCCAGCGGCAGCCAGTAGGGCACCTTCAGAATGACCAGAAAGACCGACATGCAGGCCGCAGAGATGAGCGCCAGAATGGTTCTGCTGAACAGGAAGCTGGAGATCTGGTCCTGGGCGATGGTCCAGACAAAAAGGAAACGGCGCTGGCTCCTGGGGGCCAGCCACTGGCAGAGGCTGCGGCGCAGTTTGGGGCCTGCGGCGGAGATGTAGTAGATGACCAGCAGGACGGTCATGACATTAATGAAGGACCCGACCAGGCCCACGGTGGTGTTCAGGGCCTGTCCTGCGAAGTCCGTCACCCAGGAGGTCTGGATGTTCTTGACGATCTCACCGCCAAGATCCTGCATGGCCGGCAGGTGCCAGGGTGTGCGACTGGCGATGAATTCCGCCACCTGCTCATAGAGTGCCGGCGCCCCGTTGGCCATGCCGATGACCTGCTGAACCAGCAAATTGCCGAACATGCCCATAAGGACGATCACAATGATAATCAGACCTATCAACGTAACCGCAGAGGCTGCCCCCCGCCGCCAGCCATGCCTGACCAGTCTGAGCACCAGAGGCTCCATGGCAAGGGAGACAAAGATGGCGATCACCACATCCAGCACCAGGAATTCGATCTTCCACCAGGAGGCGTAAGCGAACCAGGCCAGAAAGACAGCTATCACTACATAGAGGAGGGCACGGCCGAACCATTCCGGAGGTCGGCGCGGATCCCCCTTGGGCGGGAAGACCGTCGCGAAATCGAAGCGCTGCTTTTGCTCGTTGGCCATATGTTCCATTATCCCAAGATGGCTGACATGACGGGCTATAGGGCACAGGTTGAGCCGACGGTGTATCCGGGCACACGTATCCTGAGGGGTATGTTGACCGTTTCCATAGTCATACCCGCCTGGAATGAGGAAGAACGCATTGAGGACTGCCTCCTGAACGCCACCAGGCAGAGCCTGGCACCCAAGGAGGTGCTGGTAGTCGACAACCACTCCACAGACGCAACGGCCTCCATCGTCCAGCACTTCATCGATCAGCACCCTGACCAGCATGTCAAGCTTCTCCATCAGGACAGTGAACAGGGGCTGATCCCCACCCGCAATTACGGACTTGACCGGGCAACCGGCGATGTGCTGGGCCGGATTGACGCCGACTGCATGCTCCGTCCCAATTGGGTGGAGGTGGTCTCCGGCATCTTCACCCGGGACCCCAAGGCCATGGGCGCCACTGGACCGGTGGCCTACTATGACATGCCAGGCAAGCGGATCGGGCTCAAGGGCGACAATACCATCCGCAAGGCCATCTACCGGGCCGACGACGGGCAATACCTGCTCTACGGTTCCAACATGGCCCTGCGCGCCACGGCCTGGCGGGCCATACGCAGCCACGTCTGCAGGGACAAAGAGGACATCATGCACGAGGATGTCGATATCTCCCTGCACCTGATCGATCAGGGGTTCAAGACGGTCTACTGCAAGGACATGAACGTGGGCATCAGCGCCCGCCGGATGGACACTTCCTTCACATCCTTCCGCCACTACATGCAGCGCTTCAAGAACACCTTCGACGCCCACCCGCAACACACCAGGGAACAGAAGCCCGAGCACACCCTTTACGCCATCTACCCCATTCTGCGAGCCTTCTACCCCGTCTACCAGAAGTACCTGGAATCCGCTGATATCAACCCTGCGGAACGTGTCTGGATCCGCGAACAGATGGAGCTCTTTCATCGCCGCGACCAGGAACTGGACCAGGAGGATCACTGACCGGCGGACGGCACACCAGGCTTGCCTGGTCCATAGGGGGCGGGTATCATGGCCACGTTCGCCCCCGTCGTCTAACGGTTAGGACACCAGACTTTCAATCTGACAGCGAGAGTTCGACTCTCTCCGGGGGTACAAGGCAAAGGGTTGGAAAACGGCGGTATTCCGCCGTTCAACAAATTCGCAAAAAATCAGCATAGAATCCGAACCAGGCTGTTTCGGTCTATCTTGAGCCAAGATAGTGCACACAACAGTACACACTTATAGATCACCGCCGACGAGAATCCACCAGCATGGTGAAGACACACCTATTCAAATTTCTACGGCTTTGCGTGGCGCAGTCTACGAGCATAGGAAAGCAGTCAGAATTGTTGCCACAATTAGGCCAGCCTGGATCATCCTCGCCGGCCATGAGGAACAACTGCATCCGATGGGCATTTACCGAAGCGAATCCAAAGCTGGATATAGACGCCGGAACCGGCTGTAACCGGCATCGTACACTTGACGGTTCGCACCGTCGGGAGAATAGACGCCTCCTGCAAGGTTCGCCTCCACCAACTCCTCCAAGGCTTGCAAATCAGGCTGTGAAGAAGAGCTGGTCTGCTTGCCAACAGAGACCAGTTGGGCCAGGGCCACGGCAGGCATGAGATGAGCATCATCAAGCACCTGAACGGGCGCGTCAAGGATATCCGCCAACATCTGGCACCATTGGGGTTCGCGGGTGCCGCCACCAATCAGGGTGACGCGTTCGATAGGCGTGCCCAGCAGGTCAAGCCCCTGACGAATCGAATAAGACACGCCTTCCAGCGCGGCTCTGGCAAGGTCGCAGGCCTCGGTCTCGGAAGAAATCCCGACATAGGCTCCGCGAATCGAAGGGTTCATCATAGGGAAGCGCTCCCCCACCAGATAGGGCATGCAAATCACGCCGCGTGCCCCTGCAGGGCTGGATTCCAACAAATACCCCATGCGCTGATAGAGGTCGCTGTCGCCCTTGGTCGGACTGCCCCCCGCAAAGACTCCTGTGGCCCAAGCATGCACGTTGCCGGCATTCAAGAAAGGCACTGTATTGACAATGCTGTCAGTGCCCAGATAGGCCAGATTGACCATTCCAGGGCGATCAGTCACAGCCCGGTCTGTCACCGTAGCGATCCACCCGGATGTGCCCAAGTTGATATTGAACTGACCGGGATGGAATACCCCGCCGCCCAAGGTAGATGCGCCAGCATCCCCCATTCCCGCATAGACCGTGGTTCCCGGAGCAAATCCCGTGGCAGCGGATGCACCCGGCGTGCTGATGCCGACGCTTTCCCATGGCCAATAGAGTTCCGGGAAGATTGCGGCATCCACGCCTGCTGCCTCCAGGATGTCCCTTCTCCACTTCTGCGAGTGCAGATCCATGGCGCCTGCCGTCGAGCAGGCCGTCATATCGCCGCAGTAGACACCGGTCAGCCACCAAATCAGATAATCCTTGGCATCGATGAGCACATGGCGAACCTGCGCATACCGGTCGGGCTGATGCCTCGACATCCACATCAGTTTGGCCACCGGCAGGGACCCGTCGCACGGGTTCCCCACTACGGCGCAGAAGGACTCAGCCCCATAGATTTCAGTCAGCTCCGCCGACTCTTCTTCGGCCCTGCCGTCCGCGTACAGGATCGCCGGCCCGACGGGCTGTCCCTGCGCGTCCAGAGCAATCAGGTCCTGCATCTGTCCGCTCATGATGATGCCGGTGACCTGGTCGCTCTTGAAGTGATCGATGCTCCGCCCGGCTTTGGACAAAAGGTCACGGGACACCTCGATGAAGGCCTGCAACCAATCCTCGGGATTCTGCTCGATACGCCCATCACCTGTGTCAATCGGCAGAAAGCCGCTGGACGCGCAGACCCTGGCGGAACCCTGGTCATCCACAAGAACGGCCTTGACCTGCGTGGTCCCCACGTCGAATGCGGCTGTATAGGTCATACCGGTCATCCTAGGACTTCCCAACCGCCCGGATGCCG includes:
- a CDS encoding glycosyltransferase family 2 protein; its protein translation is MALLKVLDVLMMLLGGVGIVYQAICIVISFVSKPTVFPEAPFDKRFAVLISARNEEQVVGHLINSIKEQTYPSSMIDIWLVADNCTDDTAGLARSLGCHVVERRDPNQVGKGYALTFLLDQILERGLASRYDAYFVFDADNLLDRHYIEEMNKAFQSGFRILTSYRNSVNFSDNWVSSGSALWFIRESRFLNTSRMVIGSSCHVGGTGFMFSREVMERNNGWKFHLLTEDLEFTMDSVLHGERIGYCGTAILYDEQPVTFKQSWRQRLRWSKGFLQVFRYYGPALISRAFRERDFSAVDLTILICPLTVLALVRCFFGLLFPALGFVTWTSQVTELINGIAAGVLGVLAMMGLAALTVLAERDKIGASNKELFAYCLSFPIFMLSYLPISFQAIFANPGWKPIEHSGH
- a CDS encoding AI-2E family transporter — protein: MANEQKQRFDFATVFPPKGDPRRPPEWFGRALLYVVIAVFLAWFAYASWWKIEFLVLDVVIAIFVSLAMEPLVLRLVRHGWRRGAASAVTLIGLIIIVIVLMGMFGNLLVQQVIGMANGAPALYEQVAEFIASRTPWHLPAMQDLGGEIVKNIQTSWVTDFAGQALNTTVGLVGSFINVMTVLLVIYYISAAGPKLRRSLCQWLAPRSQRRFLFVWTIAQDQISSFLFSRTILALISAACMSVFLVILKVPYWLPLALFCGLVSQFVPTIGTYIGGAIPVVVAWGSRGLLVAVIVLVYIIIYQQIENMILAPKISQRTMDLNPAIAFLSVLALGAVFGALGAFLALPLAASFQAIFSASVKHYELIDSPLMQDPKPVGKSKVVEGVEAFNEHVVQPVASHVGSRSAKGTSARVRVDDPVMTIARELYPTSSPTAKDLDESATVPIPKSASAPVRHRPLKGTETTNEASEEEDNPRKEWR
- a CDS encoding glycosyltransferase, translating into MLTVSIVIPAWNEEERIEDCLLNATRQSLAPKEVLVVDNHSTDATASIVQHFIDQHPDQHVKLLHQDSEQGLIPTRNYGLDRATGDVLGRIDADCMLRPNWVEVVSGIFTRDPKAMGATGPVAYYDMPGKRIGLKGDNTIRKAIYRADDGQYLLYGSNMALRATAWRAIRSHVCRDKEDIMHEDVDISLHLIDQGFKTVYCKDMNVGISARRMDTSFTSFRHYMQRFKNTFDAHPQHTREQKPEHTLYAIYPILRAFYPVYQKYLESADINPAERVWIREQMELFHRRDQELDQEDH
- a CDS encoding xylulokinase codes for the protein MTGMTYTAAFDVGTTQVKAVLVDDQGSARVCASSGFLPIDTGDGRIEQNPEDWLQAFIEVSRDLLSKAGRSIDHFKSDQVTGIIMSGQMQDLIALDAQGQPVGPAILYADGRAEEESAELTEIYGAESFCAVVGNPCDGSLPVAKLMWMSRHQPDRYAQVRHVLIDAKDYLIWWLTGVYCGDMTACSTAGAMDLHSQKWRRDILEAAGVDAAIFPELYWPWESVGISTPGASAATGFAPGTTVYAGMGDAGASTLGGGVFHPGQFNINLGTSGWIATVTDRAVTDRPGMVNLAYLGTDSIVNTVPFLNAGNVHAWATGVFAGGSPTKGDSDLYQRMGYLLESSPAGARGVICMPYLVGERFPMMNPSIRGAYVGISSETEACDLARAALEGVSYSIRQGLDLLGTPIERVTLIGGGTREPQWCQMLADILDAPVQVLDDAHLMPAVALAQLVSVGKQTSSSSQPDLQALEELVEANLAGGVYSPDGANRQVYDAGYSRFRRLYPALDSLR